A window of Fusarium falciforme chromosome 1, complete sequence genomic DNA:
agctatatagttaataaaagatataaaaaataattttaaaattaaaataattcataatattactaagtttaaaagtaatttattatttcttagagaaaataattagatatattaatagaatttcTATAAGTCTAAGttagggatatatatatatagggaaataatattataaataaggccttagggataagattaaaagaagggaaatattatattatagctaaaaggATACCTAgatcttataaatacttatagcttataaaagccgctaattataaaggatTAAGATAGATTAAgagctatagcttataatctcttataatttaataaataggattataaaagattataacttatagtctattatatattataatctatttaaataagataaagtatataatatgtgcttatatatactttcttatataatagctattttagctagtaatataacttagttatatataatacccttaagtatattactagatataataccttattatttaagcatagcgcaattaatatttctactaatataaactaagtataactagtttatctcttaggaattatataattattataagaaatattattatatttagttaaaaagaaactataattttataagtcttataaattaaaaaaaataaagatataagtaaaaataatttataattattattatattactttatgctacctaaaataaggattataatattttaattaacactttagtaattttaataaaggctttatacctaaagctagagatcttaataagcttaaattaataaagtttatttatataattattaatagctttaataatatattaaagttagctttatttataatacattgcttatatcttaattaattaaagagattaaaatcccctatatataataactctcccctttaatattaaccttttaactataatttttacttacttaaagagattaaaattacctttattatccttataagaagagatttaattataattaataataactactataactaactaattaattaattaattaattaataatatattaaggagattataattgctttttataaagacttttaattaaataattaaagtaatatagctaatacctattaatataccttttaatataattaaaataaccttattaagaaagtctataacctttataagagcataaaatatatatataataagctataaataataatattaaataatagccttaagagtatgaaaataaatatataatttattattaaaattactattaaaattactattatttatatatttatataagctaagatatatatattatgcatttaactagataggtttaattaattaaacctatagacctctatCTGCCTCTAAGTTTTAGTCcagcgctaagccctagcgttaactctttttaggtttatagaactctaatactaactctaggaactaatccctctgaaacctataacgctaataacccctatttcccaATATAGTTGCGCCTATAGCTACgtggctagatcttagctagctataataagacttctctaatcctcttatttagcgtGGCggaaagtattaatacttataataagggttataagctaCGCCGcgtattagttatattctaagtccctaaggaattagTCTTCCTCGCTAATAAGAACTTACCCTTCTTTTAGCCTCCttttaagagcctctaataaaaaaagcttttctctaataaagttaatccttttattaatattattattaggtaaaaagaggctaagtaaaaaaagaaaaatattataattaaagatcgcgagtttaatatattttagattattaaggtccttacttaatataatactctaaaggtatttatttaatattatttcttatagcctattataggtGCTTTTTGCGCCCTTATGaagcttataaacttcctcgctaaggttatcttagttatattagaaggcatattaataggtattagccgCGCTGCTTTAATTGCTTGGTTAAAGGTCTCTGCGGAAAGTAGCTATCGCGATCGTTAATATGTTATTGATTAGTTAACTGGTCGTggattagttaattagttggTTGACTAGTTGGTTATGgttaaacctcctcttatGAGGATAATAGAAGCGTGATCTTTTAAGATTTTGACCTCTTTGAGTGGTTAAGAATTGCAAGGGCGATTAGAAGGTTGGcgttagaggggagagctattacgtgaaggggattttaatctctttagttagttaagatgtaagttatttattataaatagagctagctttagcgcgtctttaaagctattaataattatatagataaaccttattgatttaagcctattaagacctctagctttaggtatagagcctttattattaaaattactaagatattaattataatactttgatccctattttaggtagcataaagttagataataataaatatataatataataaattaatactaattaaacttataatctttaattataatatcttttttctatttagcctttttttatttaattataatattaatataaggtttatttttattaaataaaagctttttttattagaggctcttaaaaagaagctaaaagaagggaaagatcTTATTAGCGAAGATgctaaattccttaaggacttataagataataagcaGCATagggcataggttataatgcTTATAATAACCATAAAGACCTTCTGCActgctaaataagaggatcgaagaagtcttatagctagctaggatctagccaCGTAGCTATAGGCGCAACTATATTgggaaataagggttatcGGCGTCATTGGTTTCGGAGGGATCGGTTCCTAGAGTCAGCGTCGGAGTTCTGCTCGGCGGtagataaaagtctataggttCAATTGATCAAACCCATCCGGTTAAATGCTTAATGcgtatatcttagcttatataaatatgcgaataatagtaattttaatagtaattttaataataaaatttacaattataaggcttataagtGATTAAGacataaataaaaataaaaattaaaaaagaataactaagaaaagctataacttttataaaaaagtaataaaaaaaataaaaattaaagcttactagctaagaaattaccttaattatagctaatataagaattaatataactaggtagCTGGgctatagtagtaattagagttttttaatataatattaattatattaattaccttattaaaattctattaattcccttattaaaattctattttttttctttttaaataattttagaaaaatataaaaatataagaaaaataactttatttttaaaatctttatagcttaaagttatatataccttCTTTATAGGTttctaatactattaaaaccttattttttaaaaaatattagctaccctatagtctactagtataaaaaatttcCCCTATAGTAAAAAAAcattaatagcttaggcgacgttttttataactaataggGCCAGAGCCAGGGCCGCAGATAGTTCTAGCTCTGAATGTACCCCGctgaaagaggagaaggagggcaagcAGAGACAGTCTACCAGCCAAAAGGGCTCAATCGGGCGTACACAAAGAACGAACGGACGATGAGCGAAAAGGAGATGTTGCCAGTGTCCTGCGCTGGCTAGACGAGGAATTCGCCGAGAGGGAGCGACTGTCCTATAGCAAAGAATGGTGTACGCCCATCCCTCTAGAGAGGAAGGAGTCCACAATACAGGCATTCTACAGAGCATTTCATGACACCAATACTCTGCCAATATGGACATATATGATGTGCTACCGGAAGTGCGGAAGAGATGagttaaaagatataagttggGACCAATGGACATCTAGTTCCGTCGAGAGGCGTGATGGACCGCCTCTGTCCTGTCGTTAGTGTTTTCCGGTGGGCAACGATATTCTGACCTGTGTTGAATGCGCAAGCTGTCTGGTGAAGGGTTATCTGTCGACGGCTGCACCAAGTATAGCATCGCGGAGGGGCAGCGCCAGAGCGTGACGTACCCGAAGCACGTCAAGGGACACATCACCGTGTTTCCGAACAACATCCAAGAGTTGGCTACGAGGATCCTGCCTCACCCTCTCGTGAGAGTCATGGAAGAGATATACGCGTCGTGGCACGGCGGACAGAAGCCGGGACCAAGCGACCTGTCCAGGTGACAACATGATGATGCGTGAAAACAGGTTGACATATCACGAGATTACATCGCaaagagcttataacccTGGCGTTGACAAGGATGAGATGAAAGGCGGCCACTGAGGGCATCTGAGAGAGGATGTGGTGACATCATCATTATGCATTTAACTAACCTTCCCTTCAATCGCGGGGAATCGCAACCAATAAACCTGCTGGAGTGCCTCATTCCAGACACCAAATAACTCCAGACCTCCACCATTAGCCTGCGAGAAATCGTTGATATCAAGGTATCGTTCCGTGATCACTAAGGCGGCTTTTCCTCTACCGCCATCCTGCTCTATGCCACGAGATAGAAGGCTCTGGCTTGCTCCCTCTAGCACAACTTGCCACCGCTGGACACGAAGAACAGCAGATCATGGACCCTGGCAACAATAACATGGACCACGTTCGCCAGAAGTAAGTGCCAATTCATTTTGAACTCTCGGTCTAACCGAGAAAAGGCTCGCAGATGCTGAGATTATTCCAACTGTCATTGATGATTTCACTCCCGTCCTCGGCCTTAGGGCCGACTGGAAATCCGTCTCGGCCTCACTCGGGAATACCCTCAATCCTGCAGACCTTCAATCGTCTCCATCGGTTCATCTTGATAAACCCGAGTCTCAGTTGCATTCTGATATCAAGGTCGCATCGGGTATGACCTTTGTAATCACCTTGACTGACCCCGACGCGCCATCGCGCGATAACCCCAAATGGTCCGAATTCTGCCACTGGATTGCCACAGCAGTTTCgctatcctcctcttccgaagcctctcgtcatcatcttaAAGATGTTATAGAGTATAAGCCTCCGGGGCCGCCACCGAAGACTGGGAAGCATCGCTACATCTTTCTGGTGTTTGTACCCGCCAATGGCACCACTGACAAGCTTCATCTTACGAAGCCTGAGGGTCGGAAGCACTGGGGCTCAGATCATGCAGGGCATGGTGTCCGTGAGTGGGCACATGAGAACGGGCTTATTCCCATCGGTAAGTTAAGCTGATCCCGGATATCGATAACGTAAACTGACGGGCGACAGCGGCCAATTTCATCTATGCGCAGAACGATAAATAGTAGTGCAAGCATTTTGGGACGTTAGGCATTCAATTTGCAATAGCTTTCAGAAGTTAACGGCCTGATTAGTGTCAATATGAACAGCACCGAGGTCACAGTCTGAAGCATGACTAGAATGGGATAATCGAGACAAGCGGACGAGATAAGGTGTTTGATGGGTTGAGTGAACCGCAGTTCAGAGAGAAACATTGTGGAATCATGAGTTGCCCCCTTCGTTAAATGTAATGTTGGTCTTCCCGCCACTCATCTGTATAGCCGAAACGACGTTCTTCCCAGATATAGGCCTATGAAATACTGGGCCGATGCCGGGTGCGATATTTTGGCGATGAGCACGTGTCTATCTCAGATGACTTCTTTCGCAGAAGACAGGTGCGGTCCGGTGTTCCGGGGGCCGAAGCTTGTCGTCAACGACAATTGCAGGCGAAGGTAAAATTTGCGACCTGTTTCACATGTATTTCGGATTCACGGCTGCTGACGCTCGAGGCTACCGCAGGGACACATGCGGCGGCCCTTTTTTCCTGAAGGCAAGGTAATAATAGCCTTGGCTTCGGGCGACGAGACGGGGATAGCTCTAGGATGCAAAAGGGGTGCACATAATGAGGCACTCGAGTTTAAGAAGGAAGtagttttaaaatatatctaagctaGAAATACCTGACATCTATGCCTTGCGCCGGTGAGCCCCTACTCAAGAATTTAAGTCGGGAACTTAACCGCAAGTTACGATGGACTCTGGCTGAGTCCATAGAAACTCCCACCAAAAAAGATCAACGCCCTCTTATTCACCCACCTTCTCGGTGAACCCTAGTTCCCTGAATATCGAAAAGCAGCGAGGGCCGAACAAAAACAGCGAatctcttatttctttttgaGATGCGTAGACTTGACAATATGATGTGAGCACTCATAGGTTCTCTTGAGACTAGAAGTAAACACAGATTGGTCAGGAAGACTGTATTTTTCCTCACATCAGACTATGGTACCGGCCTTCTTGCGTCAAGTCCATTCTCATCCTACGCAAGGCGATAGACGGATAGACGCGACCGAGACCGACCATGAGTGAGGCTACCGGTAGCCATCGGACGTGCCCTCGATGCTGTTGGTGTGGAGGATCGTGTGAGGCGTTTGAGAggttgtcgatgatggcagcAAGGATGTGGATGTGAGCGTTGATGAGGCGGATGGTCCTCGAGTGTCTTAGAGTCAGAGACTGGCTCATTGTTGGACACTGCAACATCTCCGTCTGCATCAGTGGCTGGTGGCGGCCTCCGTCGTCTGGGCACGTCCACATGTTCATCCTTGTCTTCGTCACGGACGTAGCACAGGAAGTAAGGCTCCCCGCTGCTGTTCAGAGTTGCCATAACTTCGTCTGTGTTGCGGTTCAGCTCCACGTTGGAGTCGATGCACTTGCGCCAGATGTTCTGTTCGAAGTCATGGATCCATACCCAGTAGTGACCAGACATTAGTTGGCCGCGGTGGCAGATCAGAGTGCGTAATCAACCAACTACTTCCAATCGTTGGATCCGTTGGATCCTCCAACTGTGGGTCCAACTCAACTGAGATCTCGCTCCCCGTGCTTGGCAACCAGCCAATTCAGAGCTCCAGTTGATTGGGTTTGGATCCAACCGGATCCAACTCGTTCCATTCAGTGTGAGACCCCGGCGCCGTAACTTTGACCCCACATTCACCTTCCCAGTTTGCCCGCTGGCCAATGATCGGCCGCTGAGGGGCATCATCCCAAGCCGAATCCGACAAACCTTTTCTCCACGTTAGGGTGATAGTCTCGGTTGCAAGATACATCCGGTACCGTAGGTTATACAGTGCCGTGGCTGTACCTGCTAACACGCCTTTGACCATAGGAGTTGATGAAAATATACCAATACGACGAACTCAGCTAGCATCTCTTCCAGTGTTCCATTTCTAGATAACCACGCCCCAAGTGGCCCGAGTCCAAAGAATGTGAATATATCCACGACCAGATAGAGTCACCAGATCTTGAACTCAAGCATTTGGATTTGCAACCTCGGCATAAGTAGGTTCAGAAGACCCGAAAGAACGGACATGGCGTCGAGTTGCATGACCCAGGCTCATGCCCACTTCGACCGAGATTTGAATGCGCTCCTTGCTCAACTCGGTCAGATCCTGATCGAATTGTATCCTCTTCTCTTGAAATGCCACGATGATGGAGGAGCCACCGAACTGAAAGTATCCTAGCTCGTCGCCCTTCTTGATCCCGGCGTCACCCTTTCGAAATTTCTCATGTATGCTGTCCTTGGTCAGAATGTTGCTGAGTAACGCATCGAAGCTGGTTTAACTTACACGACTGATCCCACATTGGTCGCCCCAATCGCAACAAACAAGACATCCCCAAACTCCTCGGTCTCAATAACAACGTATTCCCTCTTGTTTCTCGTCAAGATATCTACCTGGCTCTGCAGAGCAACAGGATCAACTTGATAATAGTCCCCCGGCACACTTCGGAACAGCTTGACCCTGCCGGTGACGGGTGAGTGATAGCGGTGATAATCCTGGGGCGACAAGCGGAAGCTGGCGACCATTGCCTTGTCGTACTCGGACCCCAGCCGCGTATCCATGACAAGGTTGGTGATGCTAAAGTCGTGTCCCTTGATCCATAGCTTCTTTGCCTCTGCGACTGATGTATACGTGACTACTCTCGAGTCGGCGACAACTACCGCGGTCGCAGGATCCTCAGGCTTATAGATGGGCCTTGACTGCGGGGTATGCCTTCTGACAAAGAAGTCTTCGAATGTGTTGTACCTGTCAATTTCCGAAGGGTCAAAGTCATCCATGTTGATGCCATAGTAGTCTACAAATTTCCGGATTCGCTTCTTTGATTCTGGAGATGCCTCTTCTTTGCCTATGTTCATGTCAGAGACCTGTTCTGAAAGCACAGCTTGAGCATCTACCTTCTTCCAATGATTTGTTATGGATGTATAAGCGCATGGCATGCGTGGTGTCAAGCCATTCGGTCACATGGTTGAATAGGAGTAGGAGCTTGAGTTTCTTGCCCAGCGGGATGATTTCGCGTTCGAGTTTCCCAGTCTGTGAGTATAGGTTAGATTGCTcacgagatggagatgataGCTCACTTTGCGGTTGCAAGAGAGCCATCCCCAATGGGCGCGCTATCGTCGGTTAGTGGCTTGGCTTGTTCACATGTCAGTTGGGGCTTTTTGTACCGGATGAAGCCAGGAAACAAGGTAGTCCAGAATGGCGTGTAACAAGACAAAGAGAAGCATGATAGCGGCGAAATGGTCTGAGGCTGTAGGAATTATCCATGTAGGCTCTGTATTGAAGCATTTGGATTCTAAATGGGTACTATTTATCTGCAAAAGACATACATTCTGACCTCTCGTGACGTGGTGCTGATGTCATGGACACGCAGGGCCAGAAGCTTTCCCATAGACATTCTGATGTCATGCTTGCGATGGAAATGCAGCAACCAAGATAAGCGGCTGTTAATTCAAGCTGTACACTACAAAAAAAGTCGGTGTCACTATTGTGACGGCAGTCACAGCTGCGGGCACCTTAGCCGCTGCGCCAcggggcaaaagattgggccataatcgctattgtagcaatTACGGAAGGTGCTTCAACTGCCTATAGAGCCTATCGCTTACAGGGGGACCAAGCCTGTAACAACTATCTGCTCGGTTGTGACGTTGGAAAAGTCAAGACGGCCCTTGGTGACGAGCCAATGGATGGAGCTCCCGTTGAGGGGAGATGACCACCGATGCCCGCCGAACCGACCGGAGCTACTGGCTCCCCCCACCGATCTTACGCCACATATGTACCGACCTGGCCCGCGTCGGCCCCATACACAACAGTAACGCTTGTGGTGAGCCTTGACTGGAGGGGTATTGGATTTCTCATCACCTTTGTTAGCCGGATGGAGGGTTACTCTTTTTATTTCCTCCTTCACACCCCACTTGGGACTTCTGCTTATAGCGTCTGCTCCTGGTTTTTGGATAATCCTTTCTAGGGGAATACAATGAAAATGTGTATTTTGGTCTTGTCGTCGAGCCAATCGCGCGACCCAACGGAGCCGGTTGAGCTCTGCCGGAGCTGGCTCACCCGGTCCACCCTTCAGGGTGAGCCAGGCATCCACGCTGGTCTTGGCTTGAGACTTGGACGTAATCAATTTATGCTGTCGCGCATTGCTGCACTTGATTGGTTTCTCCATCACATCACGGTGGCCGCGTAAATTGAACGCGTGTTTTGAACGCGTCGCTTGCATTCACGTCTACCGCTTCATCCTTCCTCATCTTGAAAGGACATTCCCATCACCAGGACAATCGACTATCGACTTCTCTTGCGTCCTAAGTAATTGAC
This region includes:
- a CDS encoding Phosphatidylserine decarboxylase, whose product is MLLFVLLHAILDYLVSWLHPRAHWGWLSCNRKTGKLEREIIPLGKKLKLLLLFNHVTEWLDTTHAMRLYIHNKSLEEGKEEASPESKKRIRKFVDYYGINMDDFDPSEIDRYNTFEDFFVRRHTPQSRPIYKPEDPATAVVVADSRVVTYTSVAEAKKLWIKGHDFSITNLVMDTRLGSEYDKAMVASFRLSPQDYHRYHSPVTGRVKLFRSVPGDYYQVDPVALQSQVDILTRNKREYVVIETEEFGDVLFVAIGATNVGSVVIHEKFRKGDAGIKKGDELGYFQFGGSSIIVAFQEKRIQFDQDLTELSKERIQISVEVGMSLGHATRRHVRSFGSSEPTYAEVANPNA